The Lagopus muta isolate bLagMut1 chromosome 4, bLagMut1 primary, whole genome shotgun sequence genome has a window encoding:
- the MBOAT4 gene encoding ghrelin O-acyltransferase has translation MGKHIPLPVDSFVSMALFFLRHGSDAYKPEPLAQSFLQGLEEARFSMRWADLLILLPAAWYQLAAFLFAALFHYLCALGHLSLISRYIFLLAGGCLLAGTAMGSYATLLLIPAVGSMLMLLLVSPAYVHTWVFCLQMCWQTLCHLALVLEPQDTRPAVTLSAIMLLTQKVTSLALDIHEGTVLPQPGQGLLQRALPLCSYLLFFPALLGGPLCSFSKFQAQVTSLGAVPCPLWAVGWRYLGVLVLQMLRAWLEAWLPCMQGWASMGHMWAQALLFRLAYYSQWVLDEALLEAAGFGAAVEQGDLSGHDLWTLETTHRLAVFSRTWNKSTSLWLRRLVYQRCPAQPLLATFAFSAWWHGLRPGQIFGFLCWAIMVEADYRIHPFLSSRATSCVAKLLYRGTTWVFTQLIIAYIQMAVETENFSMLCLLWTSYNSILPFTYCLVLLLLLLFAQKPKQN, from the exons ATGGGAAAACACATTCCTCTTCCTGTAGATAGCTTTGTCTCCATGGCTCTCTTCTTTTTGCGCCATGGTTCTGACGCATATAAACCAGAGCCCTTGGCTCAGTCCTTTCTCCAGGGGCTGGAAGAAGCAAGGTTCTCGATGCGCTGGGCAGACCTGCTCAtccttctccctgcagcctggtACCAGCTAGCAGCTTTCCTCTTCGCTGCTCTCTTCCATTACCTCTGTGCTTTGGGGCACCTCTCTCTGATTTCCCG GTACATCTTCCTCCTTGCTGGAGGATGTCTCCTTGCAGGCACAGCCATGGGCAGTTACGCCACGCTGCTTCTCATCCCTGCTGTCGGCTCCATGCTCATGCTCCTCTTGGTCAGTCCAGCTTATGTCCATACCTGGGTCTTCTGCCTCCAGATGTGCTGGCAGACACTCTGCCACCTGGCCCTGGTGCTGGAGCCACAGGACACCAG GCCAGCTGTCACTCTCTCTGCAATCATGCTGCTCACTCAGAAGGTGACATCTCTGGCCCTGGACATCCATGAAGGGACCGTGCTGCCCCAGCCTGGCCAGGGGCTGTTGCAGAGAGCCTTGCCCCTGTGTAGCTACCTGCTCTTCTTCCCAGCCCTCCTTGGAGGCCCACTGTGCTCCTTCAGCAAGTTTCAGGCCCAGGTCACGTCTCTGGGGGCCGTCCCCTGCCCGCTGTGGGCTGTGGGCTGGAGGTACCTCggggtgctggtgctgcagatgCTGCGTGCATGGCTGGAAGCCTGGCTGCCCTGCATGCAGGGCTGGGCCAGCATGGGCCACATGTGGGCACAGGCTTTGCTCTTCAGACTGGCATATTACTCGCAGTGGGTGCTGGATGAGGCCCTCCTGGAGGCAGCAGGCTTTGGGGCAGCGGTGGAGCAGGGAGACCTTTCTGGCCATGACCTTTGGACACTAGAGACCACACATCGCCTGGCTGTCTTCTCCAGAACATGGAACAAGAGTACATCCCTCTGGCTGAGGAGGCTGGTCTACCAGCGCTGCCCAGCTCAGCCACTCCTTGCCACTTTTGCCTTCTCTGCATGGTGGCACGGCCTTCGCCCTGGCCAAATCTTTGGTTTCCTATGCTGGGCCATCATGGTAGAAGCTGACTATCGAATCCATCCCTTCCTCAGCTCCCGGGCCACCTCCTGTGTTGCAAAGCTCCTCTACCGTGGCACAACCTGGGTCTTCACACAGCTCATCATTGCCTACATCCAGATGGCTGTGGAGACAGAGAACTTCTCCATGCTCTGTCTACTCTGGACTTCCTACAACAGTATCCTTCCCTTCACTTactgccttgtgctgctgctgctgctgctgtttgctcagaAACCAAAGCAGAACTGA
- the PRAG1 gene encoding inactive tyrosine-protein kinase PRAG1, producing the protein MSACSDFVEHVWKPGSCKNCFNPKSSHRLQTPPDVGACGVLPNGGRSKPESPALEDEGVNTSVFSKPTIAVKPTMINSDVSDTWADVNMNSDLSQVGWGMVSGKHLLLKSGDSQRICLDGFGASGVRKPFLHSPPRDCLSCCTPSYSMVGLRGLESHVERNVSIHSLVLVGEVGKQEERAKEKSALSHRPLCPNLGDRGVVSSGRNLSPPEGDCGRLCSGVEGEGGEYCSIAESHRESLAPRGWRQRDTVELSRLSGRAAKFSEEERRAVNVAFCIAKERSDLLPYTLCAESKKPTRQSDTAALPESSSKMAASAPCREKDDLLLSRDLDGGSRPEGLNAPQQALVEPQRARLTEPARGDPIYAESTKRKKAQLKGVGGCVDAEKLAGGKEQADGTWREGSWLLGAEKEHQDSTAQVAAKITIMAAHTEDDHKTIFLSSPDSAVGVQWPCVSPASHPDFGTSSPTVEPGEIFQASGSENGPRFHLAAPTKNTVMESPAIPPKMSKNSQQGSEESHVSPVSSSVTKLGDTSSQDGAGAQLPRSCADTGTFRTSSSPCTHVNGISVEESSRSLAGSPYDRRQKYYTPTWAKQCRIEEEEEEEEEEEQELSTHPWAVGAENGRAGADLVEDCPVLESQAGISKSLSFSFDFPKDKSNGVEFAPPPPPPPKKQSRHALKMNPNNAELERASNSSAESLSPPFRSVHVSFTAGSSDSLNSDTQAGSDGRHSSEPNHSPPPAEILAFPPVPFPPASGDDSLSSVSSRPPPLPQKKTVSRTVSSPDGFFGGQGSSGRAAGTACPRLNVSHSESNVCLHEDSPFLHPASLRGHPSIFSSSESLEKGSKGNGYWGSATSKNTGTCVPSRNLQSRSSSQLSMSSQVSSGSSLQLHNLLSNIDSKEGVYAKLGALYAESLRRLVAKCEDCFMREQKNELHFNENNWSLFKLTCNKPCCDSGDAIYYCATCSKDPSTTYAVKICKTQESKAAASYCSPPVPVHFNIQQDCGHFVASVPSSMLLASSVGKSMSGDGLRPSRTTSEHDCVVVITREVPSQTTADFVRDSVALHQAKPEMYERRVCFLLLQLCNGLEHLKEHGIIHRDLCLENLLLVPCKPPMSCAKARDDRNLPRLIISNFLKAKQKPGSGDSKLKKSQARLAPEIVSASQYKKFDEFQTGILIYELLHQPNPFEEKVHLKEQEYSPEDLPSLPSLSIYSRGLQQLAHLLLEADPIKRVRITEAKRMLQCLLWGPRKDLTEQPLSHEEALHQVLQNWVDMKRALLMMKFAERAVDTERSVELEDWLCCQYLASAEPVSLSHTLKLLQLL; encoded by the exons GTCGGCTGGGGAATGGTTTCCGGTAAACATCTCCTTCTGAAGTCAGGCGACTCACAGCGGATCTGCCTTGATGGGTTTGGAGCCAGCGGCGTGAGAAAACCCTTCCTGCACAGCCCACCACGCGACTGCCTGTCCTGCTGCACGCCCAGCTATTCCATGGTGGGCCTGCGTGGCCTGGAGAGCCACGTGGAGAGGAACGTATCCATCCATAGCTTGGTGCTGGTGGGCGAGGTGGggaagcaagaggaaagagCCAAGGAAAAGTCTGCCCTGTCACATCGGCCCCTCTGCCCTAATCTGGGGGACAGAGGTGTTGTGAGCTCTGGCAGAAACCTTTCACCCCCAGAGGGTGACTGTGGCCGCCTCTGCTCTGGTGTcgaaggggaagggggagagtACTGTTCGATTGCAGAGTCCCACAGAGAGAGCCTGGCTCCCCGTGGCTGGAGGCAGAGGGATACTGTGGAGCTCTCCAGGCTGAGTGGCAGGGCGGCAAAGTTCAGTGAGGAGGAGCGCAGGGCTGTGAATGTGGCCTTCTGCATAGCGAAGGAGCGGAGTGATCTGCTCCCCTACACCTTGTGTGCAGAGAGTAAAAAGCCGACCCGTCAGTCTGACACTGCTGCCctccctgagagcagcagcaagatGGCTGCCTCTGCGCCGTGCCGGGAGAAGGATGACTTACTTCTCTCCAGAGACCTGGATGGAGGCTCCAGGCCTGAGGGACTGAACGCTCCCCAGCAGGCCTTGGTGGAGCCGCAGCGTGCCCGCCTCACTGAGCCGGCCCGTGGGGATCCCATCTATGCTGAGAGCACCAAGAGGAAGAAAGCCCAGCTGAAAGGGGTTGGTGGATGTGTGGATGCGGAGAAGCTGGCCGGTGGCAAGGAGCAGGCCGATGGCACGTGGAGGGAAGGGAGctggctgctgggtgctgaAAAGGAGCACCAGGACTCCACAGCCCAAGTGGCAGCAAAGATAACGATTATGGCCGCACACACGGAGGATGACCACAAGACAATATTTCTCAGCAGCCCTGACTCTGCTGTGGGCGTTCAATGGCCATGTGTCAGCCCTGCTTCCCACCCTGATTTTGGGACTTCATCACCCACTGTTGAGCCTGGAGAGATTTTTCAAGCATCTGGAAGTGAAAATGGCCCAAGGTTTCACTTGGCAGCTCCTACCAAAAACACAGTTATGGAGAGCCCAGCCATCCCCCCAAAGATGTCCAAAAACAGCCAGCAGGGCAGTGAGGAGAGCCATGTATCCCCAGTCAGTTCCTCTGTGACAAAGCTTGGTGACACTAGTAGTCAGGATGGAGCTGGGGCTCAGCTGCCAAGGAGCTGTGCGGATACAGGTACCTTCAGGACATCTTCTTCTCCATGCACTCACGTTAATGGGATTTCTGTGGAAGAGTCCAGCAGAAGCCTGGCAGGCTCACCCTATGACAGGAGGCAGAAATACTACACCCCTACATGGGCCAAGCAGTGCCGGatagaggaagaggaagaggaggaagaagaggaagagcaggagCTCTCAACCCACCCAtgggcagtgggagctgagaATGGAAGAGCTGGCGCTGATCTTGTGGAAGACTGCCCAGTGCTGGAGAGTCAGGCTGGGATCAGCAAGTCATTATCTTTCTCCTTTGACTTCCCTAAGGACAAGAGCAATGGGGTGGAGTTTGCCCCACCACCACCGCCGCCACCAAAAAAGCAGTCCAG GCATGCTCTGAAGATGAACCCAAATAACGCTGAGTTGGAGAGGGCCagcaacagctctgctgagagccTGAGCCCACCTTTCAGGAGCGTCCACGTCAGCTTCACAGCTGGCTCCTCCGACAGCCTCAACTCTGACACTCAGGCCGGCAGCGATGGCA GACACTCGTCTGAGCCAAACCACTCACCCCCTCCAGCTGAAATCCTGGCCTTTCCCCCTGTCCCCTTCCCTCCTGCCTCCGGTGATGACAGTCTCTCTTCTGTCTCAAGCCGCCCGCCTCCTCTGCCTCAGAAAAAGACAGTGAGCAGGACAGTGTCCTCCCCAGATGGCTTTTTTGGGGGACAGGGGTCttcaggcagagcagctggtaCTGCTTGCCCCAGGCTGAACGTCAGCCATTCTGAGAGCAACGTCTGCCTCCACGAGGACTCTCCTTTCCTCCACCCGGCCAGTCTCAGAGGTCACCCCAGCATCTTCTCCTCCTCAGAGTCCCTGGAGAAAGGCTCCAAAGGAAATGGCTACTGGGGCTCAGCCACCAGCAAGAACACAGGGACCTGCGTCCCCAGTAGAAACCTCCAGTCCCGTTCTTCCTCGCAGCTCAGCATGTCCAGCCAGGTATCATCAGGCTCCAGCCTCCAGCTCCACAACCTCCTGAGCAATATTGACAGCAAGGAGGGGGTATATGCCAAGCTGGGGGCCCTCTATGCTGAGTCCTTACGCCGCCTGGTCGCAAAGTGTGAGGATTGCTTCATGCGGGAGCAAAAGAATGAGCTGCACTTCAATGAGAACAACTGGTCGCTTTTCAAGCTGACGTGCAACAAGCCCTGCTGTGACTCAGGGGATGCAATCTACTACTGTGCCACCTGCTCCAAGGACCCTTCCACCACCTATGCTGTGAAG ATATGTAAAACCCAAGAGTCCAAGGCGGCTGCTTCGTACTGCAGCCCCCCAGTGCCGGTCCACTTCAACATTCAGCAAGACTGTGGGCATTTTGTGGCCTCTGTCCCCTCCAGCATGTTGCTGGCCTCCAGTGTGGGGAAGAGCATGTCTGGGGATGGCCTCCGTCCCTCCCGCACCACCAGTGAGCATGACTGTGTGGTGGTCATCACCCGCGAGGTGCCAAGCCAGACCACCGCCGACTTCGTGAGGGACTCGGTGGCACTGCACCAAGCCAAACCTGAGATGTACGAACGTCGGGTTTGCTTCttgctcctccagctctgcaatGGCCTGGAGCATCTAAAAGAGCACGGCATCATCCATCGGGACCTGTGCCTGGAGAACCTTCTTCTTGTCCCCTGCAAGCCCCCAATGAGCTGTGCGAAGGCCAGAGATGACAGAAATTTGCCCCGCCTCATCATCAGCAATTTTTTGAAAGCTAAACAGAAGCCAGGATCTGGAGActccaaactgaagaagagccAGGCCCGGCTGGCCCCGGAGATTGTGTCAGCTTCTCAGTACAAGAAGTTTGATGAGTTTCAGACTGGAATTCTCATCTATGAGCTCCTGCACCAGCCCAACCCCTTTGAGGAGAAGGTGCACCTCAAGGAGCAAGAGTACAGCCCTGAGGACCTCCCTTCTCTGCCCAGCCTGTCCATTTACTCCCGGGGGCTCCAGCAGCTGGCCCACCTGCTTCTGGAGGCAGATCCCATCAAGCGCGTGCGGATCACCGAGGCCAAGCggatgctgcagtgcttgctgtGGGGGCCACGGAAGGACCTGACTGAACAGCCCCTCAGCCACGAGGAAGCCCTCCACCAGGTGCTTCAGAACTGGGTGGACATGAAGCGTGCCCTGCTGATGATGAAGTTTGCGGAGAGGGCTGTGGACACGGAGCGGAGCGTGGAACTGGAGGactggctgtgctgccagtACTTGGCCTCTGCTGAGCCTGTCTCCCTCTCACACACATTaaaactgctgcagctgctctga